A stretch of DNA from Spirosoma endbachense:
CTTTACTACTTTTTTGGGCCAGCACTGGCAGCTTCGGTCAGTCACTCTCAAAACCAGAAACTGCCGTTATCGCCACCGTTCAAAAGCAACTTCCGGAAACGGTTACGTTTTTAGAAAAAGTCGTTAACATCAACAGCGGCACGCTGAATATCGAAGGGGTCCGAACCGTTGGAAAACTGATGTCGGATGAGTTTGATAAACTGGGATTTAAAACCGAGTGGGTTACCCTACCAGACTCCCTCAACCGGGCGGGGCATTTGGTGGCGACCCGGCAGGGCAAGAAAGGAAAAAAGCTTTTTTTGATCGGCCATCTGGACACGGTATTTGAAAAAAGCCTGCCTATGGAGCCCTTTACCCGAGTGAATGATTCGACCGCTTCGGGTCAGGGCGTCAACGATATGAAAGGGGGCGATGTACTTGTTATTGCCGCACTGAAAGCACTTCACGCCCAGAAACTGCTCGATGATACGTCCATCACCATCTATTTTACGGGCGACGAAGAGAGTTCGGGTGGAGCCGAAAGTCGCCGGGATTTTATCGAACGAGCCAAACAATGCGATCTTGCCCTGGCCTTTGAAACCGCCCAGGGGTTGAGCAGCGTTACGACCGGCCGCCGGGGAGCCAGTGGCTGGACGCTGAACGTGAAAGCCCGCTCCGGCCATTCGTCGCGGGTGTTTAGCGACCTTGGCTATGGTGCAATTTATGAAGCCGCCCGCATTCTGACGGAGTTCCGCCGGACGCTGGGGCAAGAACAATACCTAACCTTCAACCCTGGGCTGATCGTTGGTGGGTCGGAGGTTCATTATGACGATAAAACAGCGAAAGCCGAAACCGTGGGTAAAACGAATATCGTTGCGGGTTCGGCGCTCGTAAAAGGTGATTTACGGTTTCTGACCGAAACGCAGAAGGAAAACGCGCGGGCAAAAATGCGGGAGATCGTCGACAAAAGTCTACCGCTCACCAAAGCCAGTATTTCGTTCACCGATGGTATTCCGGGCATGGAGCCAACGGCCGCCAACGATGATTTACGCAAACAGGTCGACAAAATCAGCCGGGATATGGGTCTTGGCCCCGTCACCGCCTTCGATCCGGGTGCGCGCGGTGCGGGCGACGTTTCGTTCGTTGCAAAATATATGCCCTGTCTGGATGGTTTAGGGGCATCTGGAAAGGGAGCGCACAGTATCGAAGAAACCATGAATCTTAAAGAATATCCGTTCCTGATTCAGCGAACCGCCCTCCTGATTTACCGCCTGACAAGATAAAGTCCTTACCCATTTTCAAGCCTTCGAATTACCAACGACTGTATTCCTGAATCCTTCCTTTCCCAATGAACCGAATAACGACAATTGATGTAACGCGCGGACTGGTCATGGTTATCATGGCATTAGATCACGTTCGGGATCTGTTGCACATCACCGCTGTCACGCAGAATCCCACCGACCTTGCTACAACGACTGCCCCGATATTCCTGACCCGATGGATCACCCATTTGTGCGCTCCTACCTTTGTTTTCTTATCAGGAACGTCAGCTTATCTATCGTTAACGAAAAGCCAGAACTCACCTGCTGCCCGGCGTTTTTTACTGAAGCGCGGTCTGGTTTTGATTCTGCTCGAACTGACGATTATCAACTTCGCTTTCTGGTTCGATCTTCAGTTTAGAAGTATGCTGTTGCAGGTAATTTATGCCATTGGTGGCGGCCTTGTTATCGTATCGCTTCTGGCCCGACTGCCCGTAAAATGGGTCGGAATACTAGGGTTGATCATTGTAGTTGGGCATAATTTACTGCAACTGGTACCAGCATTTACCAATCCGACTGCCCGACTAGTGGGTGCCTTGCTGTTTCGGGTCGAATTCTTCCAGCTAAGTCCGGCATTTGCCCTTCTGATTGCTTATCCCGTGATTCCCTGGCTCGGCATTATGCTGGTTGGCTTTGCGTGCGGCTCCCTGATGGAGCAGCCCATTTCAATGCGTAAACGCTCCCTGTTTCGCCTTGGACTAGGCGCATTGGGGTTATTTATCATTCTCCGCTTCATAAACAGTTATGGAGATCCGGCTCCCTGGTCTGTTCAGAAAGATGCATTCTTTACCATACTGTCGTTTATCAACGTAACCAAGTATCCGCCATCACTGCTGTACGATCTGCTGATGATTGGCATTGCCTTACTTATTCTGGCCCTCGCCGATGGAGCCGATAATCCAATCACCCGCTGGCTGATGGTATACGGCAAAGTGCCGATGTTTTATTACATCATTCACTGGTATTCCATTCATCTGCTCATGATTGCCATGGTCCTGCTGGAAGGATACGGATGGAAAGACATTCAGGCTGGTACGCTGAATTTTGGGCGACCCGCCGGAGCGGGTATTTCACTCGGCCCGGTTTATCTGGTCTGGTTTGGACTTGTGTTGTCCTTATATCCGTTGTGCCGTTGGTATGGCCGTTACAAATCGGCTCATCCAGAGATAAAAATCCTTCGCTATGTGTGATCAGAGCCAGGCCGGCAAGAGATGCGATATACCACTGAATTAAACCGAAAGAGTCGGTAGAGGACTGTTTTTACACCTCTTGATCTCTTTCAGGTCAATTACGCGTATGTATTGTTCTAAATAAAGCGCAGGATCGGAGTACTGTTTTTGATCGCTTCATATTCTTTCCGGTTATCCCTCATTACCATTTGTCATAGCGTTTTCTGTCAGCTGCCTTGCATGCAGACGCTACCTTTATGCCGAATTATTCCCGTATTCAGTTCGTTTTTCTTGTAGAGCCTTTCTGAATTTTCGCTTGGAATGAGCAACGAAGGCCGACAATTGATTTGTACAATACAACCATGATTACCACAGATATTTGCATCATAGGCGCGGGGCCGGTAGGCCTGTTCGCTGTTTTTGAAGCCGGTTTATTAAAGATGCGCTGTCACCTTATCGATGCACTTCCGCAGGTGGGTGGGCAGCTTTCTGAAATTTACCCACAGAAGCCTATTTACGATATTCCCGGTTATCCAGCGATCAATGCGCAACGGTTGGTCGATAACCTGATGGAACAGATCGAGCCGTTCCATCCTTCGTTTACGCTGGGCGAACGAGTTGAAACACTGGAACGCCAGGCCGACGAATCCTTTGTGATTACGACGAACGATGGCACTTCTGTTCACTGCCAGGTGGTGGTTATTGCCGGAGGGCTCGGTTGTTTTGAACCGCGCAAACCGGAAATCCAGAATCTGGAGCAGTTTGAAGGAAAAGGAGTTGCTTACATGGTTAAGAATCCAGAACAACTTCGCGACCGCCGGGTAGTACTGGCCGGTGGTGGAGACTCGGCCCTCGACTGGACCGTTTTCCTGGCCGATGTGGCTAAAGAAGTGACGCTCGTTCACCGGAGCGATAGTTTCCGGGGTGCACCCGATTCTGCCGAAAAAGTGTTTGACCTGGCCAAAGAAGGCCGAATCAATCTCGTACTGCAATCCAACATTACCAGTATTCACGGCAACGGGCATTTACAGGAAGTCAGCATCACGGCAAAAGACAAATCAGTAACCAGTCTGGCTGCCGATAACCTGATTCCATTATTTGGTCTGACACCTAAGCTAGGCCCAATTGCCGATTGGGGGCTTAACATCGACAAATCCGCCATTCTGGTCGATACGACCGATTACTCAACCAATGTTGAGCGGATCTATGCCATCGGCGACATCAATTCATACCCCGGCAAACTGAAACTGATTTTGTGTGGATTCCACGAAGCCGCGCTCATGTGCCAAAGCGCATTCAGGTACGTGTATCCAAACCAGAAACTAAGCTTCAAATACACGACCGTTAACGGAATACCAACGTTTTAATGTGAATTGGGTGATTCTGATAATTACATAAATAATCAGTGATCGAATCACCCATTTCCCAACACCAATAATGATACAATTCACGATAGAAGACCGCGATGGCGAACGGCAAACACTTGAAATTCCGGAAGGCATTAATCTGAGCCTGATGGAGGTCCTGAAAGCCTCAGATTATAATATTCTGGCAACCTGTGGCGGTATGGCCCTTTGCGCAACCTGCCATGTGCAGGTACTGGAAGGATTCGACGCATTACCGCCCGCCCGCGATGCTGAATTAGATATGCTGGACACCCTGCCCGATGCCGACCCGGACAGTCGACTGGCTTGTCAACTTCGTGTCGATGAATCCATCGAAGGCGGTGTTTTCAAAATAAGAGGAGAAGAACAGTAGGCTGTCTTCAGTGGGCAGTTTGCCTGTTACCTACTAGTTACTGCCTACTGCTCACTGAAGACTGTCTACTGTCTTTCTATTTCTACGATC
This window harbors:
- a CDS encoding M20/M25/M40 family metallo-hydrolase: MKKLALLLFWASTGSFGQSLSKPETAVIATVQKQLPETVTFLEKVVNINSGTLNIEGVRTVGKLMSDEFDKLGFKTEWVTLPDSLNRAGHLVATRQGKKGKKLFLIGHLDTVFEKSLPMEPFTRVNDSTASGQGVNDMKGGDVLVIAALKALHAQKLLDDTSITIYFTGDEESSGGAESRRDFIERAKQCDLALAFETAQGLSSVTTGRRGASGWTLNVKARSGHSSRVFSDLGYGAIYEAARILTEFRRTLGQEQYLTFNPGLIVGGSEVHYDDKTAKAETVGKTNIVAGSALVKGDLRFLTETQKENARAKMREIVDKSLPLTKASISFTDGIPGMEPTAANDDLRKQVDKISRDMGLGPVTAFDPGARGAGDVSFVAKYMPCLDGLGASGKGAHSIEETMNLKEYPFLIQRTALLIYRLTR
- a CDS encoding DUF1624 domain-containing protein, with translation MNRITTIDVTRGLVMVIMALDHVRDLLHITAVTQNPTDLATTTAPIFLTRWITHLCAPTFVFLSGTSAYLSLTKSQNSPAARRFLLKRGLVLILLELTIINFAFWFDLQFRSMLLQVIYAIGGGLVIVSLLARLPVKWVGILGLIIVVGHNLLQLVPAFTNPTARLVGALLFRVEFFQLSPAFALLIAYPVIPWLGIMLVGFACGSLMEQPISMRKRSLFRLGLGALGLFIILRFINSYGDPAPWSVQKDAFFTILSFINVTKYPPSLLYDLLMIGIALLILALADGADNPITRWLMVYGKVPMFYYIIHWYSIHLLMIAMVLLEGYGWKDIQAGTLNFGRPAGAGISLGPVYLVWFGLVLSLYPLCRWYGRYKSAHPEIKILRYV
- a CDS encoding NAD(P)/FAD-dependent oxidoreductase encodes the protein MITTDICIIGAGPVGLFAVFEAGLLKMRCHLIDALPQVGGQLSEIYPQKPIYDIPGYPAINAQRLVDNLMEQIEPFHPSFTLGERVETLERQADESFVITTNDGTSVHCQVVVIAGGLGCFEPRKPEIQNLEQFEGKGVAYMVKNPEQLRDRRVVLAGGGDSALDWTVFLADVAKEVTLVHRSDSFRGAPDSAEKVFDLAKEGRINLVLQSNITSIHGNGHLQEVSITAKDKSVTSLAADNLIPLFGLTPKLGPIADWGLNIDKSAILVDTTDYSTNVERIYAIGDINSYPGKLKLILCGFHEAALMCQSAFRYVYPNQKLSFKYTTVNGIPTF
- a CDS encoding 2Fe-2S iron-sulfur cluster-binding protein encodes the protein MIQFTIEDRDGERQTLEIPEGINLSLMEVLKASDYNILATCGGMALCATCHVQVLEGFDALPPARDAELDMLDTLPDADPDSRLACQLRVDESIEGGVFKIRGEEQ